One stretch of Pomacea canaliculata isolate SZHN2017 linkage group LG1, ASM307304v1, whole genome shotgun sequence DNA includes these proteins:
- the LOC112562278 gene encoding uncharacterized protein LOC112562278: protein MRGLLSVLLLLAIVSVCQGEVGQVCTSKDQCAADECCEIINIVVASRKRQALLQPIRPVSESGTCKKYQEKGTYCQSFDVLNGFCGCGQGLTCQSVNIGTLTPCAGLPISPLSQAWFCIVLPGTLNGVNVEHLHASLYVI from the exons ATGAGGGGCCTGCTGTCTGTATTACTGCTGCTGGCAATCGTGTCAGTCTGTCAG GGTGAGGTGGGCCAGGTGTGCACGTCCAAAGACCAGTGTGCAGCCGACGAGTGCTGCGAGATCATCAACATCGTCGTGGCCAGCAGGAAACGTCAGGCTCTGCTGCAGCCCATCCGTCCTGTCAGCGAGTCAG GTACATGCAAGAAATACCAAGAAAAGGGCACTTACTGCCAGTCCTTTGACGTGCTGAACGGTTTCTGTGGCTGCGGCCAGGGCCTGACCTGCCAGTCGGTCAACATCGGTACCCTTACCCCCTGTGCTGGACTCCCCATCTCGCCGCTCTCTCAGGCCTGGTTTTGCATCGTACTGCCTGGAACCTTGAACGGAGTCAACGTGGAACATCTTCATGCGTCTCTTTACGTGATTTGA